The Longimicrobiaceae bacterium genome segment AGGTGTCGGAGACGGCGGGCATCTACAACACCGCCGGCTTCAACGACGACACGCGCGCCTTCTGCTCCATCCCGGCGCGCCACGACCTGTCGCGCCGCGTGGACGCCAACTTCCTGGGCGGCCTGGTCGCCCGCCACGTGATCGACATGGAAGATGCGCGGCCCATGGCGCGCGCGCTGGCCTACGACCTGGCCCGCAAGACCTACCGCTTCGACCAGCCTTCGGGAGATGCGGTAGATGCGGCGCGCTCCGCCCCCTCGCCGGCCGCCCGGAACGCGTCGCCCGACGGCGCCTCCGCCGATGCGCGGCAGGCGGGGCGCGCGACCGCCGGCGCGGGCGCGGACTGACCGATGCGCATCTTCCCGATCCACGGAGGCCGCTGATGGCGAAGCCGCTGGCGGTGCAGGTGCACCCGACCGACAACGTAGCCGTCCTCGTCGCCGCGCTGCCCGCGGGCGCCGAGATCGAAGTGGCGGGCAGCACCGTCGTCCTGCGCGAGGACGTGGGCGCGGGCCACAAGGTCGCGCTCGCGCCCCTCCGCGCGGGCGAGACCGTGGTGAAGTACGGCTTTCCCATCGGCTTGACGACGGCGGACGTGGAGCAGGGCGTGTGGGTCCACTCCCACAACCTGAAGACGCACCTGGAAGGCGTGCTCGACTACTCGTATGCGCCGGTCGCGCAGCCGTCGCCAGCCGTCTCCGCCATGCCCACGTTCATGGGCTATCGGCGTTCCGACGGCCGCGTGGGGACGCGCAACGAGGTGTGGATCGTCAACACGGTCGGCTGCGTGAACACCGCCGCGGACCGCATCGCGCGGGCGGCGGCGGAGCGGTACGCGGGGCGGGTGGACGGCGTGCACTCCTTCTCGCACCCGTACGGATGCAGCCAGCTCGGCGACGACCTGCAGAACACGCGCGCCGTGCTGGCCGGCCTCATCCGCCACCCCAACGCGGGCGGCGTGCTGGTCCTCGGGCTCGGCTGCGAGAACAACCAGATGGACGAGCTGCTCGCCCAGGCGCCCGACGTGGACCGCAATCGCCTGCGCTTCTTCAACACGCAGGACGTGGTGGACGAGGTCGAGGAAGGCGTGGACCTCGTCGGCGAGCTGGTGGCCGCGATGGAAGGTGACCGTCGCGTGGAGGTGCCCGCGAGCGAGCTGGTGATCGGCAACAAGTGCGGCGGCTCCGACGGCTTCAGCGGCATCACCGCGAACCCGCTCGTGGGCCGCGTGGCGGACAAGTTGACGGGGCTGGGCGGCGGCGTGATCCTCACCGAGGTGCCGGAGATGTTCGGCGCCGAGCAGGTGCTGATGAACCGCGCGGCCAGCGAGGAAGTGTTCGGCGGCGTCGTGAGCATGGTGAACGACTTCAAGGACTACTTCATCCGCCACGGGCAACCCATCTACGAGAACCCGTCGCCGGGCAACAAGGCGGGCGGGCTGACCACGCTGGAGGAGAAGTCGCTGGGCGCGATCCAGAAGGGCGGCCGCGCCACGGTGAGCCGCGTGCTGCGCTACGGCCAGCCCGCCGCGCCGGGAGGCCTGTCGCTGCTTGAAGCGCCGGGCAACGACGGCGTGTCGTGCACCGCGATGGTGGCGAGCGGTGCCACGGTGCTTCTCTTCACCACCGGCCGGGGGACGCCGCTCGGCTTCCCGGTGCCGACGATGAAGGTCTCGTCCAACAGCGCCATCGCGGAGAAGAAGCCGCACTGGATCGACTTCAACGCCGGCGCGCTGCTGGACGGCGACGCCACGCTGGACGGCCTGGCGGACGAGCTGTTCGCCCGCGTCCTGGACGTCGCCAGCGGGCGCGAGCTCACGAACAACGAGAAGAACGGCTACCGCGAGATCGCCATCTGGAAGGAAGGCGTGACGCTGTGACGTCCTCGTGTGAATCGGCCTTCGGCCGTGAGCGGGGATACGGAACCGGGGATGCTGCCGCAGCAGCCCACGCAGGTGGGCTTCGTGCCGCCGTAGCCCGCGGGTTTACCCGCCAGGGCGGTGCCGCGTGCACCGAAATTCGCGGATCCGGTCTCGCCGCCCGAACCCGCTGCGTAGCCGTCGGCCGCTCGTCCTCTCTCGAATTCCACGCCGTCCGCGTCCCGCGGATGCGCGACATCTCCAGAAGATAGATGCCGTCTCTTCCCGCCCTCTCGCGCGAGCTGGTGTGCTCGCCCGCGTTCCAGGCGCGCACCGACGTGTCCGTGCCCGCACCCGAGCTTCTGTCGCTGCCCG includes the following:
- a CDS encoding altronate dehydratase family protein, with the protein product MAKPLAVQVHPTDNVAVLVAALPAGAEIEVAGSTVVLREDVGAGHKVALAPLRAGETVVKYGFPIGLTTADVEQGVWVHSHNLKTHLEGVLDYSYAPVAQPSPAVSAMPTFMGYRRSDGRVGTRNEVWIVNTVGCVNTAADRIARAAAERYAGRVDGVHSFSHPYGCSQLGDDLQNTRAVLAGLIRHPNAGGVLVLGLGCENNQMDELLAQAPDVDRNRLRFFNTQDVVDEVEEGVDLVGELVAAMEGDRRVEVPASELVIGNKCGGSDGFSGITANPLVGRVADKLTGLGGGVILTEVPEMFGAEQVLMNRAASEEVFGGVVSMVNDFKDYFIRHGQPIYENPSPGNKAGGLTTLEEKSLGAIQKGGRATVSRVLRYGQPAAPGGLSLLEAPGNDGVSCTAMVASGATVLLFTTGRGTPLGFPVPTMKVSSNSAIAEKKPHWIDFNAGALLDGDATLDGLADELFARVLDVASGRELTNNEKNGYREIAIWKEGVTL